AGTATATTTACTGATATTGGGAACTACAGCAGTAACACTTATCCTGACTCCCTTTGTCCTGCGATTAGTGCCATTTTTATTTAGTGTTGGCGAATCCATGCCTTGGCTGAAACCGTATTTAGACGGTGAAGGTCAACCATTGGATGTATCAGAAGAGCTACCACTACAAGACCATGTAGTCGTCTGTGGCTACGGGCGAGTGGGGAAGAATTTGGTAAAGTTGTTACAGCAGCACAATTTACCAGTAGTGGTCATTGACCAATCAGAAAGAAGAGTACAGCAACTGCGGGAAGCTGGGGTATCTTATGTATATGGTAATTGCGTCAGTTTACATGTTTTAGAAACCGCTGGGGTGAATAATGCCAAAGGAATGGCGATCGCACTCCCTGACCCCATGAGTACCCGTCTTTGTCTCAAACGCGCCTTGGAATTGTGCCCAGAATTAGATTTGGTCGTCCGCGCCCAACAAGATAAGGAAATTGAGGTACTTTATCAATTGGGAGCTAGGGAAGTCGTACAACCAGAATTTGAAGCTAGTTTAGAAATGGCTACCTATTTATTAACTGGTTTAGGCTTGTCCCCAGCCGAAGTACAATGGGATATGCAGCAAATCCGCAATGATCATTATTTAGAATTGCGTCCAGAATGTTCTCCCTCGGAAGTTTCCCGCGATTTGGAAGCAGCAACACTCGATTTAAATCGCCGCTGGTATCCCTTACCAAAGAAATGGGTTTAAAGCCTCGCCCTTCTAGGGCGAATTTGATATAATATTGCCATGATTACACTAAAGTTTAAGCTGTACGAACACAAAAGGAATAGACACCTGAAACGGATGATCAACGCCGCAGGTGTGATCTATAACCATTGTATTGCTCTACATAAACGGTACTATCGCATGTGGGGCAAACACTTAAACTGTGCAAAACTCCAGTCTCATATTGCCAAATTAAGAAACCGTCATCAATTTTGGCAATCAATAGGTTCTCAAGCAGTGCAAGATATCTGTCAACGCATAGAGAAAGCCTACCAATTATTTTTTAAATATAATAAGAAAGGAGTCAGACCACCGAATTTTAAAAAGGTTAAAAAATACAAATCATTCACGCTTAAACAAGCAGGTTATAAACTTTTAAGTGGGAATAGAATTAAAATTGCCAATCGAGTTTATCAATTTTGGAAATCTAGAGAGGTAGAGGGCAAAATCAAAACATTAACCATCAAACGCACTGCACTAGGTGAGTTATTTATGGTGATTGTAGTTGATAATGAGTTAGAACCAGAAATTAAATCAACGACTGGTAAAATAGCGGGGTTTGATTTCGGATTGAAGACATTTCTAACTTGCTCTGATGGAACTTTAATTGATTCTCCACAATTTCTCAAGCAATCTCTGAATGCTATTAGGAAAGCTAGTAAAAACCATTCCCAAAAGGTAAAACGGTCAAATAATCGTGAAAGAGCTAGAAAGAATTTAGTTCGTCAACATGAAAATGTTTGTAACCGCAGACGTGATTGGTTCTGGAAATTAGCTCATGAATTGACAGACAAGTTTGATGTTTTATGTTTTGAAACCCTAAACCTCAAAGGTATGCAACGTCTTTGGGGTAGAAAAATATCAGATGTAGCTTTTGGAGAATTTCTCCAAATATTGTCATGGGTAACTAAAAAGAAAAACAAACAACTTGTTTATATAGATCAATGGTATCCATCTAGTAAAACGTGTTCTCATTGTGGGCATATTTTAGAAAATCTAGATTTATCCATAAGACAGTGGCGTTGTCCGTCTTGTCAATCAATTAATGGACGTGATGAAAACGCCGCGAGAAATATTCAAATGGTTGGGGCATCAACCATTGGGTTAGGTGATGTTAGACTGGCCATGCCAGCAATTGCTGTTTGACTCCAGAATCTGGGCCCTTTTAGGGCGGGGAGTATGTCAACATCTGCTTCCCCCCTAATTGGAATGACCTTAGAAGCGGCGGATATGCGCTACTTAACAGGAGCCAGCTTAATGGCGATTCGCCGCGCTAATGGCGAAGAAATCGACTATCCCAACAATCAAACCAAATTAGCAGCAGGCGATCGCCTGTTACTAGTGGGCGCTGATGAAGAACTCGCAGCCTTAGCGGAATTCGCCCTAGGTAAAGCAGTAATTCCTGGAGAACAGAGTGCTTGTCAGTGGTTAACCATCAGCGCTGATTCTCCAGTTCTGGGTAAAACCCTGACCGATTTGGATACCCGCGCCCAATATGATGTAGAAGTGCAGGCGATCCGGCGAGATGGCAAATTTATCCGCTCACCAAATGGCAAAATTGACTTACGAACCGGCGACCAAGTATTATTATGCGGTAACCTACCGAGTCTGAATCAAATACAACCGTTATTTGTCCACACCAGCACTTTACATCGATCTATCCCAGTAGTCAAAGTTGATCAAGCCCTCAAAGAGTAGTCAAGGGTTGGTTAATATTTGGACTCTTGACTTTACAGCGATTTTCAGGTAAATGAACTACATTTTTATATCTCACGCAAAGGCGCAAAGGCGCAAAGGAACAAAGAAATACAGATATCAGCCTGTGGTCTAAAATACCTGAAAACTGCTGTAAGCTAATTCTTGGGCTTGATGTAGGCGATCGCTTGTTTCCAAACAGTTATCTGCTGACTGTTTTCATCCATAATAGATATACAGGTAGGGTCTTGCCAAATCACCCTACCCGTCAGTAGATCGCCAGTCAGCAATTTGAACTCTACTACCGCTGTTTTTTTGATTAGGTTTTGCACTTGCCGTATGCTAGGCAGTGAGGTATCAAATTCTGTTGTCAGCATTTTTGGTAATGATGTATGCACCAGCAAGAAGGTTTAATTAAGGTAATGGGGATTGGGGACTGGGGACACTTCGACAAGCTCAGTGCATCGCTGGGGACTGGGGATTGGGGAGAAATAACTCCAAACTCCAAACTCCAAACTCCAAACTCCTAACTCTCAATCCTTAATCATTCATAATTCATCCTGAGAAAAATGGCAATCGATTTTACTAAGTATCACGGTCTGGGGAATGACTTTATTCTCATTGATAATCGCTCGTCATCATTACCAGTAATCACTCCAGAGCAAGCAGTGCAGTTGTGCGATCGCCATTTTGGTATCGGCGCTGATGGTGTAATTTTTGCTTTACCTGGAGAAAATGGTACTGATTACACCATGCGGATTTTTAATTCTGATGGTTCAGAACCAGAAATGTGTGGTAACGGTATTCGCTGTTTAGCCGGATTTTTGGCTGACTTAGAAGGAATATCTCGGAATAAAGATAGCTATCGCATTCATACTCTGGCTGGTGTCATTACACCTCAACTCATGCCCGATGGTCAAGTCAAGGTGGATATGGGTTTACCTCGGTTACTCGCTGGCGAAATTCCTACCACCCTGGCTGCATCTGACGCTAAAGTGATTAATCAGCCTCTAGAAGTAGCGGGTCAATCTTGGGATGTCACCTGTGTGAGTATGGGTAATCCCCACTGTATTACTTTTGTGGAGGATGTAGCCGCCATTCCCCTAGAATCAATTGGACCACAGTTTGAAAATCACCCTGTTTTTCCCCAAAGAATCAATACAGAATTTATTCAAGTGGTTAGCCGCGACTACGTAAAAATGCGCGTATGGGAGCGTGGCGCGGGTATCACCTTAGCTTGTGGTACTGGTGCTTGTGCTTCCTTGGTGGCTGGTGTATTAACAGGAAAATGCGATCGCCTGGCCACTGTAGAACTACCAGGTGGACCCTTGGAAATTGAATGGTCCGAAATTGACCAACGGGTTTACATGACAGGTCCAGCCCAGAGGGTTTTCCAGGGTAAAATTTAAGTAATTACAGCAATTTTCACGCAATAACCACAGATCCCCGTAGGGGCGCAAGGCCTTGCGCCCCCACAAAATCAATACGGTAGCTTACGAATTACGAATTACGAATTACGAATTATTTTACAGCTATTTTCAGGTAAATAGACCACATTTGCCGTAGGGGCACAGCACTGCTGTGCCCTGAGAGTGTGGTTCAACTACGTGAAAACTGCTGTAATATGATCAGCAAGTCTGATTGCTAGCGCCAAAACTGTGAGCGTTGGGTTAGCATAGCTAGCGGTTGTAAATACAGAACTACTTGCAATATACAAATTGCTGACATCATGAACTTTACAATTTTCATCCACAACACCATGTTGTGGTACGCTTGACATTCTCGTTGTTCCCAAGTGATGTCCTCCTTGTGGTGCTGAAGATATTCTGGGTACAGATACAACCTTTCCGACACCAGATTTTTCCAGTGCTTGCTGGAAAACTTCAATCGATTTCTCAATACTGACAATATCCAATTCGCTAGAGCGCCAGTCTACCTTAAGTTGATTGAGTCCAAAAATATCCTTTTTATCGCTTAAGCTTACTTGACTATTGGGATTTGGTACCTGCTCACTATCAATGCGGAGTGTATGAAGGTGAGATTTATTTTCTACAAGTACAGAAGGTAATTTATGTTTACTCAAGATTCTTTTGGTAATCCATTTATATGAAAAATCCAACATCCCTGGAGTATCAACAACAATATTTTTGATATGCTCACCAAAATCAACTACCTTGGTTTTTTTTATCAAAGATTTAGCCAAATAAGCAGCCGAAAGAATACTATTTTGATGACTGGGATCGGTG
The Gloeotrichia echinulata CP02 DNA segment above includes these coding regions:
- a CDS encoding RNA-binding protein hfq, translated to MLTTEFDTSLPSIRQVQNLIKKTAVVEFKLLTGDLLTGRVIWQDPTCISIMDENSQQITVWKQAIAYIKPKN
- the dapF gene encoding diaminopimelate epimerase — translated: MAIDFTKYHGLGNDFILIDNRSSSLPVITPEQAVQLCDRHFGIGADGVIFALPGENGTDYTMRIFNSDGSEPEMCGNGIRCLAGFLADLEGISRNKDSYRIHTLAGVITPQLMPDGQVKVDMGLPRLLAGEIPTTLAASDAKVINQPLEVAGQSWDVTCVSMGNPHCITFVEDVAAIPLESIGPQFENHPVFPQRINTEFIQVVSRDYVKMRVWERGAGITLACGTGACASLVAGVLTGKCDRLATVELPGGPLEIEWSEIDQRVYMTGPAQRVFQGKI
- a CDS encoding transposase; translation: MITLKFKLYEHKRNRHLKRMINAAGVIYNHCIALHKRYYRMWGKHLNCAKLQSHIAKLRNRHQFWQSIGSQAVQDICQRIEKAYQLFFKYNKKGVRPPNFKKVKKYKSFTLKQAGYKLLSGNRIKIANRVYQFWKSREVEGKIKTLTIKRTALGELFMVIVVDNELEPEIKSTTGKIAGFDFGLKTFLTCSDGTLIDSPQFLKQSLNAIRKASKNHSQKVKRSNNRERARKNLVRQHENVCNRRRDWFWKLAHELTDKFDVLCFETLNLKGMQRLWGRKISDVAFGEFLQILSWVTKKKNKQLVYIDQWYPSSKTCSHCGHILENLDLSIRQWRCPSCQSINGRDENAARNIQMVGASTIGLGDVRLAMPAIAV